From Candidatus Deferrimicrobium sp., a single genomic window includes:
- a CDS encoding NDP-sugar synthase produces the protein MKAMILAAGLGTRLRPLSLEIPKPVIPVLGQPLCGYAMAFLHEYGAASFLLNLHHGPERVREKVTAWAADRFPVVFTHEREILGTGGGIGNAREYLRGGTFVTANSDAVARFPFGDALARHRRNGSLATLVLFPDRRRRYTPVRVREDGRIAGFGSAAPAGAYEGFYTGYLIAEPELLDRIPHGRPSCIVRDTLVPLIATGAPICAFMTEGIFLDFGTPEDYLRGTLALLAEREGDKGPHSFTHPRASIEKGATVGPDAVIEEGATVGAGATVRRAILWPGAVVPPGALVENGILTPRGFVPA, from the coding sequence ATGAAGGCGATGATCCTCGCCGCGGGGCTGGGAACGCGCCTCCGCCCCCTCTCTCTCGAGATCCCGAAACCGGTCATCCCCGTGCTGGGCCAACCGCTGTGCGGCTACGCAATGGCGTTCCTCCACGAATACGGCGCGGCATCGTTCCTCCTCAACCTCCACCACGGCCCGGAGAGGGTCCGGGAGAAGGTGACGGCGTGGGCGGCGGACCGTTTCCCTGTGGTGTTCACCCACGAGCGGGAGATCCTCGGGACCGGAGGCGGAATCGGGAATGCGAGGGAGTACCTGCGCGGGGGGACGTTCGTGACCGCCAATTCCGACGCGGTCGCGCGGTTCCCGTTCGGGGATGCCCTCGCGCGCCATCGGAGGAACGGGTCGCTGGCCACCCTGGTCCTCTTTCCCGACAGAAGGAGACGCTACACCCCGGTGCGCGTGCGGGAGGACGGCCGGATCGCGGGTTTCGGCAGCGCCGCCCCCGCCGGGGCGTACGAGGGGTTCTATACCGGATACCTGATCGCGGAGCCTGAGCTGCTCGACCGGATCCCGCATGGCCGTCCGTCCTGCATCGTCCGGGACACCCTGGTCCCCCTGATCGCGACGGGGGCGCCGATCTGCGCCTTCATGACGGAGGGAATTTTTCTCGATTTCGGGACGCCGGAAGATTACCTGCGCGGAACGCTCGCTCTCCTGGCGGAGCGCGAAGGCGACAAGGGACCGCACTCCTTCACGCACCCGCGGGCCTCGATCGAAAAAGGCGCGACCGTCGGACCCGACGCGGTCATCGAGGAGGGCGCCACCGTGGGGGCCGGCGCCACCGTTCGCCGCGCGATCCTCTGGCCCGGCGCAGTCGTGCCCCCCGGGGCGCTCGTTGAGAACGGGATCCTCACGCCGCGCGGATTCGTTCCGGCGTGA